Within the Glycine soja cultivar W05 chromosome 3, ASM419377v2, whole genome shotgun sequence genome, the region aaagtttaaggtcatcacaggatccaaacacaaatagcacacaagGAGTGacttatcacattcctaactaatagagagaaacatgacaacatagatatatatatcatataaatgagatacaacttacttaaacatagttcacgtcatttcaccactttgtcgcgtaacatcacatcacaacacaacacgtctcattcatttttACACCATTCACGTACTTAAGGATCAAAAtacaatatcactaaatcaatcagtacacaagcgttatgcaaaaaatacactaagactcaatcttatatgcaatgtgataccatgtcagtgaaaaacctcatcgggcgcctaggagtacatgacaagacaaaccacacattagtaagtcaggtcactctcactaggtaaaatcataaggtgaccagtcaagGTCGcgttgttttgcgagaatgtttCAGCCATGTGAGATCGACAGGCTTAAAGGAGTACTCAAATCGGGTGTATTTAttcccaaggcctacactccgaagagtccgttaaGGCctttccctcctgattcaggttcaacccagaaaatattttagcacacatactctatctatgaactgtacaaaacacacgacttctcaattgttctcaaaataattttatctcgttgcgcttgtgattaaactcgttggGTCCCCACAGTGGTTCTCacacaatactcgtcgcgcaTTAACTCATCTCCCTTAAAGTGTCTTACAATCGTGTGATTGTGTAGTTCATAGCTTACAACTTAATgcatacaacatctcaatgcacatatatattacaagtcaatacatactcaatttatcacatacactcggtctcaatcacaatggtataatctcaaagtAGCATGtttcacacctcatgaatcatatacactttacatatgaattatgcaatatacacaactactcaattgttttcaaaattattttaactcgtcgcgccTCAAAGTTATTTAACTCgttgggttcccacagtggatcccatcacaatactcgttgcgcaaaaactcgtcgcccttaaagggtcttacaattatatgattgcacagttcatagctcacaactcaatacatacaacatcttaatacacatgtatctcaccATTCATCAAAGGTTCAATTTGTcacttactcacaatttgaatcaccatttcataatctcaatataacaatttatacaaaaatgtttctcacaacatggggagtaaaacatctcaaacaatttcacacaatcatattaaaatcaatgaatcaaaatcataggtcaaaaatacgaaaacaccaagaacactccattttatcaaccaattcgcatcagtacatcaattggtccgtcaaacacaacaatattgtatttataattgtaaaggaaaattataattcaataaacgtcccaaaataaaccctaatttaatcctctaaggatccctacacatgttcattctaactccCAATTacaataaactcatcccttacctctaagaggGCTCACATGTGTATTCTGGTAGTGATAGAGGCATCTTTAGCGatttcctgagattcctcaagcttttcccTTGGTTGCtctattaggattttcaagcgtTAGAGAGGAGTAGAGATTGAAGCCTTCATTTTATTGTCTGCATGCGATGAGTATTTCTCCATCCCAAgacattaatttgaaaatctcaATGGTGAATATGTGCGGAAATGAATTTCAAATTAGATATCCAAATTTTACAAAGATCCAACAGTTAATGAGTTCGGGATCATAGTTTGACTATAACATGTTTGGGTATATGCGGGGAAAAAGaaagctacaatgcgaagggcaTTTCTCTTACTTCAtatattatttcacaaattcCAATGGTGAGAATGTTCAAAAATGAGTTCCAAACCTGATGCTCAAATTTCATACggtccaacggttaacgagtttgggatcgtagttttactagaACAAGTTTGGGTATATGTGGGAAAAAAGAAAGCGACAATACGAAGGATATTTCTCTCACCTCAGACATTTTTCCGCAAattccaacggtgagaatgtttgAAAATGAGTTCCAAACCTAATgcccaaatttcacgacgatccaacggttaacaagtccAGGATTGTCATTTTAATGAAATAGGTTTGAGTGTATgcgaaaagaaattaaaaaaggagaaagacaaaaagaaatttgagaagaagaaaaagtataaagatgtattgtcagttTAAAAACTGGCCTAATGTATCTCTATTTATAGATAGGGTACTCTCagtctattatttactttatttatttgttttataaaaaaaactctattttatttcctatcaaatgaataaaatatttttttctttcaaattattattttaattaataaatttatttctccttatttatttaattataaaaatatcatcatttttctaaaactctatttatttttaaataaaaaaaccgtttttaatttattttacgaaaaatgagATACTACATGtgagaaaaaattattgtcgttgaaAATGAGAATCAACCGTAATCCATTCTCTAAGAACTAACactgtttgtaaaaaaaaatatgtgcagatggacaaaaaatacatttttaataaaatatattttaaataaaatatagagacTAAATTAGACAATATAAAACTTCAgggttaaaacaaaaaaaaaagaaataaatataaacactaaaaacatatttatcctcaatttttttaaataaataagttaagtaaaaaaaaattgacgttacgatttttcttaaaaaataatatatattaattcatgTGAAACAATATCCATGTTGAATTAATAATCAGTTTAGATTTATACTAACATTTTAACTCATGCAAATGCAtgggtaaatatttttataaaattatttaattatttaaattaaaataactttattatattctttcatcgaatcaaagaaatataaaaatattatttaatttaactgAAAATTGAGAATGAAAGAATTATCATAATAaggatatataattaatataatttaatagtataatcatgttaataataatttaaatttgtagaaaacataaaatctcatttttgtaAAATGTGTATGAAGATTTCTATGtaacttaaaaagaaaagaaaaatgaattaattgagagaatttttttaaaaaaatgttttttttaacaaatattcaaatttattaggGAAATTTACGGCTAAGGATAATCCACATACCTGAAGTCACCAAAACTAACCCAATCATTTTAGGTTAAGTTTATTGAGTGTTTAGGTTGAACGCGACTTAACCCAAATTATTGCATATATCATATTTGTTTTACAATTAGCTTGAGCTTGATAAACACTTTATTATCTTTGACAATAGTTGATATCATGATTGAGAATTAATACAGATATACCTTAGGGTTAGTAAAGTTTAgcatttgataataaaaatattaacttttaaaaaaatttaaaataactttaaatgttCAAATTCGATTGACCCAATTCAAATTAACATATTTGTACTCGGAGTTAGATTGAGTTGAATTTGCCAATAAAATCACATAAATCCAACTCCACTCAACTTGTACAATTTTTATTAGGATGGATAATGAATTACAACAATTCAAATGAAAGCTCTAAAATTTAGTTGGTTAACAcctctaaaatttataatgtgaaaacaacatattagattaaaagaatattaaactTAAACCAAAACTAAGAGTATGTTTATGAATGAGTTAACTCCAACGCAATGGACATTCAAATGAAAGCTTTCCTCATGTTGCTTTTACGTTTTTGTCTTGAAAAGTCCAATTTTTCCATTAAATGCGGATTGAACGTGTTTCTAAACACACTTTAAGCCTTCTTTTTCTGGAGGGGATTTAAAATTTAGTACCATAAATTACAACAATTCATGCACATATTATTCAATCAAGTTTACTTCCTTAATACCAAAACTGAACCTTATGTGCGCCTCTTATATATATGAGAAGTATACATCAATTACATTTTTAGTTatacaaaatatcaaaatatttccCAAAATTTACACCAAAAAGTCTTGGACACATAAATGTCTTATCCTTTTCAACGGGTAACCATCCTTATCATTACAGCATCGAAAAGATTTTCTAAAGAATTATGAGCTATATAAAGTTAAAGTACAAATTTCCTATATAAACCATTATTGAAGGAAATTTCTAAATATTGAGCATCAATTTTAGGTTCTTCCGGCGAATATACTACACTGAGGCCCTAAGCCTACTTGCAAGATGTTGGAAACCAAAACAATTCCATAGGGCGGGGGGAGTCTAAACCAAATTGATACCTGTAGACTTAGCATCGCTACACCGACCCCTTAAATATATGGTGCTTTTCTATGCTTTTAGTGTTATTCCAAATTtcctcacaaaaaaataaaaataaagtgttaTTCCAAATTCCAAAATTCAAACTGACATTTTAGCCTTTCACTATATAATTCTGTCATTTTAATTCTTGTTTGGAATCAACGtatatatacatttatttaaatagtAATAAACCTAAATGAAGTATGCTCAAGATTGTGGTGTAGAACGTTACTAATCACATTCATTGCACGTAGGACACTGAATGGTTTGTGGTGTAGAGTGATtgtgatttttcaattttctcgGCACCAAGTCTCTGTAGTCTGTGCTTGAGAATCAACAAATGAAGAAGtgatgattataatttttttaaagagtatTCCGATACAAGAAATTGAAAAGCAGTAATCACTACTACAGGGAAAAGAATGGTATGGTATCTTGTAATTGCTTAAAAGAAACAGAGAAAATATGTGGAGTATAAGACTGGTAAAAGAAATTGCAAAAGCTggttgtaaaaataaattaaagcaaCAATTGCTTTGTAAAATTTGGGAGAAGGATTAgcagtaattaattaaatttagcaGAATAGTGCCGGTTACTACAGTTCAAAACttgtataattttcaatttactctCTGACTTTACAAAATAgcattcactttattttttttaaaatgaagtagagaaaactaaaataaattattttacaaagttATGAAGAAAAGTAGGGATTTTGTAAAGCTAAGGATTAGAGTGACCAACACTTATACAATATATCATGAACTAAAACTTATGATTATCGTTCTGTATCATGGCATACTCAAATTAGCCTTTCAAGAACAAGGTTCTGGTTTGGTCATCTTGACATGAAGagtttataacaatttttagaAACTAGGCTGATGATGGTATCTGTCACCTTATTTGTCTTTCTCTTACCCAAGATCAACCATATATGAGTTAAAAAGATATGATACATGTTCTTTACTTAACAAGTATAAAAgccaaacaaatgaaaaaggcCAGCTAGGCTCAACCCACGTGCTAATCCAGAAGAGGGTAAAACTCCAAAGTGTTCCTGCTTTGATGAGGCTTCACAGAACTTATTAGAAGCAAAAGATAATTATCCCTACACTACAAATTGCTCTTAATTAGTTCTGCTTCATTCCAATGGCCTAAGCCCTAAGGTAACAGCAAAAGACAAAGCAAAATATCATGGgagatattttatatataatagtatATGGCAGTGGTGCATTTGTTGGCACTTGATGTGGTGATGTAATCCACGAAACTATTTTTGACATAAGAACAATGGAaggataataaaatattattatttattaccgTACCAAATATGGCTTCCTCTTTAATTTCATCCTCATATACAGGTTCCTATTAATGTTGTAATGATTTGAATTATTTGACCACTTGCATGTTACATGATTTTCAGACTACTTATAATGAACGTTGCATATAATGATATGCTTATCTGTTTCCTACATGGCCATGACCATGCTCCAAGGTTATTCCTCTTACGTAATCACAAGACACAATGCTTAAGCTAGTTACAACTTATGTAGTTGCTATGAAAAACATATTCACTTGCTTAGGtaacctttttatttatttacatggtattttttttagtgcatctaactaaaatcaaattaatgggTAAGAATCAAAGAAATATATCTTAGTCATAAACCATGAATGAAGTAAAGGGGAAAAGGGGCCCAACAGTAGTCAGTAACCTATTGAATAACCTTTCCTCggagtaaaaaagaaagaaaaacaagaacaatAATTGTACGAACACAAGTGGCCAAGCAGGAGTGTTGGAATGTTGTTCAGGACAAAGTACAGATACAAGATTACCACCAAGCAACATGAAAACACAAGagcttttaattttcatatgcaATCGAACTGTTTTGAACATGATATATTGTGGTTGTTTGTGTGTGTGGCATGCGTGGAAGTTTTTGCACCGATTAATTATCATGCACAGACTTACATAGTCCTCACATACTCACATGCAAGCCGTTGGATAACACTTGGTCccacttttaactttttttcttcttctttaagtGGTCCATATTATGCACATATCTGACATAGTTTGTTTCGCTTTTGTACCTGCTTTGGATTCAGTGGATTTGAGCCTGGACCCACCAAAGACCCTGCaagtaaaagaataaaataaagataggcATTAGCTGACCTATCAGATAGAGTGTTGTTCTGCATACGTTCTTATGTTTTGAACCACAATCCATGTTTGTGTCTATTTGCTAAACTAGtagtattaattacaatatCTACCAAAGTATAGTTTACGGATTTTACATATTGGTTATAAAGTCTGGTTTGGAAGAGCTTATATCCAATTCATTTGGACTGATTTTATGTCATAAGTAAGTTtactaaagaaaaattatacttgGACACTTAATATGTCAATTAATACCTACTAAGAGAGAGATAAAAGTGAGAAAAGTATATGTATTCTGATATAATATGTCCGTAAGTTGTTTTGGGCTTATTTCAATAAGCTTTCCTAGATAACTTATAAAACAGCTTATAACTtgtataaaaatagtttaaccCTATTTCTACTTATTCTGTAAGGCtttaattaagttgtttatCCAAGCGGCCCTAAATTTACAAGCTTCaaacttaaagaaaaataaaatgttcacTCATATGATGTGTATAAAATACAAGTAGGGGAAGGGTAAGAggagaacacaaaaaaaatgttttaaaaagctCTTGGTTAGTCCTATCAAAACATCCACTCGTTTTTGCTGTATTAAGATACTGATTCTCAAACATCGCTGCTGCCCAATTTCTTGGGCCTTCTGAATTCCATGGTTCCTAGGAAGACAAATCATAATAATTCTATTTCATTTTGGCAAGATTTTGATGCCAACTGGCACTACCCCACCTAATACACCTTCCATTTGTGCTTATAAAAGGAGCAGGCAATGCTACCTCCCAACACATCAACTCTTCCTTGAGTCTGATCACTATATACACACTACTCTTCAGCCTTTTCATATTTCATAACACCCCTTTGCTACCAAACCAATTCAGTGATCTTTTTGCTTTGCTCTTTCCTGAGTTTGAAAACCTTAGAACCATTTCAGTACACAACACTTTCTGTTCCTTAATGGCATCCAGTTCAATCTCAGCCTCTGGCTCATGGAGTGTTAAGGACAACAAGGCCTTTGAAAAGGCTTTAGCTGTTTATGACAAGGACACTCCTGACCGTTGGTACAATGTTGCTCATGCTGTTGGTGGCAAAACTCCAGAGGAAGTGAAAAGGCACTACGAACTCCTTGTTCAGGATGTTAAGCATATTGAGTCTGGACGTGTGCCATTCCCAAATTACAAGAAAACTACTTCAGGGTCAACTGATCAGGAGGAAAAAAGGTATCATTCCCTTTATacatttgtgtttgtttgatccGTATAAGAATAGAAGGCAGATATTAAGAAAAGTTGATAACAACGCACCTTACTTAACCATCTGAGTTACATCTTTAATCTTATACATTAATAGTGTCATATTCCTACATGTTGCTTTTCAAACAATGCTGCTATCTCTGCACAGAATAATCTTTTTCCCACAAGAAAGCAGAAGTTTATGCAATAGTTAAAATTAAGCAAATGCTAACCAACCAGTTTCCTTGGAGTAATAGTTAAGGAAGTAGAATTAAAGagcaagtttttattttttattattaaaatatgtaaaaatacgTTCTCTTATGATTTCAAAATATACTctcacattatttttaataaaacatttctGCTTTTAACTCTTTCCATACCGGGTGCTCCTAACTGATTAGTAAGACCCTTAAAATTATGCCTAACAACTATGCACCCGACAAATTTATTTGATCTTCAAGACtctaatatttgattttctttctttcaggctgaggaatttgaatttgaacctCCAGTGACCCCCCTCAAGAACAACaaattgattttctaattttcatATCAACCAACATCATTAATTTCCAGCATCCCTGGTAGTACTACGTGGTGTTATGTCACACATAATTGCTAGTGCAATAGCATCTTAGGCTATATTAGTCATCATAAGAATCATATGTCCCGTGATTCCATCTGGTACTTTCTTGTCGTTGAAGCTTCCTCTTGAAAGGGTCAACGACCGTTTCAGTTCCTCATCGtcctaaataaatttataattttataatatgcttaatttattatcataacgcttttttttatttataggcaaCTTTATTATCATAACGTATATCAGTTACCTTATTCTTGAATAACACAGAGCAATTAGTTCCCTAGAGGAATCTAATCCCAGTGATGAATAATTAGTAACTGCtggcaaaatatatttttttggtgaaactggcaaaataattaattatcaagaAAAAGAGACACGTAAACCTTTTTACTAGCATGCCATTTATAAGTCACTGTGCTGATTTTGATTTTTCCATAATAGGAACATTATTATAGAACTGGAATTACTCATACATGTTCTCTATGAAACCATAGCCATTAGAACCCAAAATGATCAAAGAGGCGGGAAAATTTGCTTTAAATTAAGGGCTaagcttaaaaataaaaacttgattAGTAACCAAAGTTTCTCATTTCTTTTGGACAACAAAGTTCTGCAGTAACatgaattcttttttctttttttaaacaaaaaacatgaattctttttttaagaCAGTGGTTTTATAGTAAGTACTGCACACCTTGTAGACGCAATCATTGCCTTCTATAATGCTTAATAGTGGACTAAAAATGACATGGAgaggaaagaaataataaaggACCAGAcaagataaagagaaaaaagtagGAAAAAAATTCTCTCTACTTATTTATATGGATAAAAATAGTAGAAATAAatacattatataaaaaagttatattaattaaagaagtaaatttaacttaatagaaattatacttttcattatttttcttaattaacataaaattattattattcaaaaacataaacaaaaaagattGATTCTCTCCATTGCATGTCCCatttaggaaaaaatatatatttggaaCCCACAGCATCATTTCCTTCATactttttatctcaaaaattgaaatttgatattTCTATATATCTAAATGTCATTATAATAATGCCAGAAATatgaagtagaagaagaagaaagaataatgatgttttatgcatatattattaataataagaaCGTTGTTTTATGCTgatgttttcaaaaaattaaaaaatataatacatctTGATTTATTGAGTTACAGAAAAATCCAAAGTTTTtcgtattaataataataataataataaaagttgaattaaaatttatgatagaaTGACGAAATTTGAAGAGATGTCATATTCCAATACATTTTAAACTcttgtgtttaaattttattgggtcaCTTAAACATAAAAATCTATTATTGCATGGCatcaaatttatcaataaagAATGAAAAGGCCCTTTTAATTTccctgtctttttttttttggtagattAGAAGTTGTGTTGAAGTGGTTGTCTCTATCTGAGATTATAAACCTCTTAATATgttatttctttgttttgtttttgagtatattaattaatatgctGTTCTCGGATTAGTATTATAGCCGTACGCTCCAAACGCCGTGACCCTCTATTATGTATTTCACTGCTCAAGTGCTCATAGATGTTATAAAATCATTCACGTGATTATACGTACTGCTGtgttcataaaacatttaacttttttttatagaaataaaataaaatacattattttcttCCGTAGATTAAGGCTTACGCATAATTAAGCAGAAACAAATCGCAAAAGTTGTAATTATAGTAATTATATATAGATTAGAGATAGGGTTATCCGGTCGGACAGGTTAAAGCGAAGAAAATCGAACTCTATTAAGATGCCATAGCCCTAGGTCGGTTAGTTCAACAACCTCTGCCTTGACACTATATAATGTTAATGGTCGCTTAAACAGGgaacaattattttctttttttattgttattgcaATTGCACAAAACTTTGGTAAGGGAGGGAGAGGATAGGTGCAGGGAGATGGGGAACCGGCACGAGTGCTGCTACAACTTTGACAAGCATACACAATTatacaaataacataaaatgaaagttgaagtattattttcttatgtaaTATTTGACACTTTATATACTTTTTACTTATTAGACAAAACATAAAGTAAATTTAAATCAACAACGATTAAGAACTCAAATAAAGAtgacaacatgaaaataaaactaataaaaggaGGTTTTGATTCTCAAGGATCTAGATTGCGGAAAAACATTGtgagaaacattgataataaattaatgttggggtttaatttcattaaacCATTCTCTCATGCATACACAAACTATTAACCAATGTTTATCATCCTTTTATTATCACCAACTCATAAAAATGCTCAATCCCTAACTCCTTACAAGAAGAGCCCAAGTCCCTTAACTAAACTATCAATTCCTTGCATAGCTTAGCCAAGTTACTTGCTTTAAGAAAAGAAGTCAAAGATGACTAATGGGTCTTACTCTATTTCTAGCAATAATACCCATTAGGTGCTCTTCTCTGGTTCATAGTTCAAATACATTTTCCAATCGCATTTAAACcataaaatcaaacaaatgggtgatcaagccaaaacaaacattaagcaaaaaggaaaatactTAACGGTGAATAATAAACATCTATTAATAACTCAATAGAAATACATGAGTTTGAGTTTAGTTACATCAAATCCCAACAAGGGAGAGATTAACCACTCATGGGTGAGAGGAGCAACAAAAATGATAGAGAAGAGATGAAGGTGGAAAATGGAGGAAGGAAAGTCTCACACAACTGCACACCAACCAAAACCTAGGTTTCAAGAGAATGTTTTCTTCTCTTGCAAAAACCCCATTTAATGCTCTGTTTTCTATCCAAAAAGTGTCAGCGTGACATTTCTGGCCTGGTGAGCACAACTTCTTGTTAGACACACGACATCTCAGAAACTGTGATAACTACTAACTCTCTTTGGCTCGACGCACACCTTTATGTGTGGCTAGgccataattaaaaatattttctttttgacttTGAATCATCCTCTTTTAATAGTACGCTTCGAAACCTTTACTTAAAACAtaggaaaacataaaaattgactTTAAAATCTAAACATACTATTATTCTTTATATAGAATTCATCCTTTATATTATTCTTGTGGGGGCATTATGTAAATGAGGCCAAGCGTCATTTTATAATATCGTAAgaataattatatgtataagATTAATGGTGAGGgggatgaaaaataataaatatgagaaatttctatttctcataaatatatatatatatatatatatatatatatatatatatatatatatagatagatagatagatagatagatagatagagagagagagagagagagatagatagATGAATGAAGAGACAAATTCTTTTACTCTTTAAAAATAAGGGGACTAATGAAGTTGTGAAAAATTCcaattctcattctcatttcaTCTGTTAAAAAAATCCTTTGAGATAGAGAACGTGAGAGATTTCTTATATGCCCACtataacaaaaagaaagtcttttaaagatgattttttttaacactttttatgatgatttttaacCATCTTTAAATCTATTCTCGTGaaaaagtgtatttttttatgacgatttttaaatcgtcttagaatgttaatttttacattagtttttttaaaaatcatcttacaatgtgttattttttgttttaaaatattcaaaaatgtGAGAATTTAAAgaagatttttctaaaaaaacatcTTGGGAAATATACATTCCaagatagtttttttaaaatcatcttagaatatacattttgtaagacaatttttttgcaCATATCTCTTAATATCATGCACAATAGAATTTCATTTTGCCATTGTGCAAGATAGCTGGgtttttctaaattttcaaTCCTACAAACTCATGCTAGCTACAAGTCAAGCAGCAAGTGAGGAAGAGTCTAGCATTCCCCATTGTTTTAAAGCATAGTTCGACTAATTACAAATAACAAAGAATTTGTGCTTCTTCAATAACAACTATAATATTTATCATGTATAAACTACTAAGCTTAAGAAATCCACAAAcagaaacaaaaacagaaacttAAACATGACCACAATCAGAATCATCAATGTAGTTCATGTTCAAAGTTGAGCCACAACTAAAGGCCAATAAAATTCAGCAAAACAAACACCGAATTTGTTAGATTTTAAACAACGAATTGGGTTCGTATATTTCTAAGCACAAACAAACTAGTACAAATCTGGCTAAATTGCATCAAGTTTTCTAAAAGGCTATTAGACAATGCATATAATCATTATTGGCCTAGGCTTataattatacaataaatatgAACCTAGTAGCCAACTTTAAAAAATGACACTCTTCTTAAAGTTGCAGTCTACAATTGAAATCAACATCCATGTATAATGAAGATTATT harbors:
- the LOC114406613 gene encoding transcription factor RADIALIS-like; translation: MASSSISASGSWSVKDNKAFEKALAVYDKDTPDRWYNVAHAVGGKTPEEVKRHYELLVQDVKHIESGRVPFPNYKKTTSGSTDQEEKRLRNLNLNLQ